From a single Pongo pygmaeus isolate AG05252 chromosome 12, NHGRI_mPonPyg2-v2.0_pri, whole genome shotgun sequence genomic region:
- the TMEM214 gene encoding transmembrane protein 214 isoform X3 encodes MAAKTAGVGRWEVVKKGRRPGAGAGGRSGGGNRRALGEANGVWKYDLTPAIQTTSTLYERGFENIMKRQNKEQVPPPAVEPKKAGNKKQPKKVATSPNQNQKQGRFRSLEEALKALDVADLQKELDKSQSVFSGNPSIWLKDLASYLNYKLQAPLSEPTLSQHTHDYPYSLVSRELRGIIRGLLAKAAGSLELFFDHCLFTMLQELEKTPGESLHGYRICIQAILQDKPKIATANLGKFLELLRSHQSRPAKCLTIMWALGQAGFANLTEGLKVWLGIMLPVLGIKSLSPFAITYLDRLLLMHPNLTKGFGMIGPKDFFPLLDFAYMPNNSLTPSLQEQLCQLYPRLKVLAFGAKPDSTLHTYFPSFLSRATPSCPPEMKKELPVDSCLPRSLELHPQKMDPKRQHIQLLSSLTECLTVDPLSASVWRQLYPKHLSQSSLLLEHLLGSWEQIPKKVQKSLQETIQSLKLTNQELLRKGSGHNQDVVTCDMACKGLLQQVQGPRLPWTRLLLLLLVFTVAFLCHDLRSHSSFQAGWRRHCRSGAPTCSPWCGPAGSWPGLTPMPQSASFLPTVPLTLPGLVTASPASLRGYRSSSLIL; translated from the exons ATGGCTGCCAAGACGGCGGGCGTGGGGCGGTGGGAGGTAGTGAAGAAGGGTCGGCGGCCTGGGGCCGGCGCCGGCGGCCGAAGCGGCGGCGGGAACCGCCGGGCGCTCGGGGAAGCAAACGGAGTGTGGAAATACGACCTGACCC CTGCAATCCAGACCACAAGCACCCTTTATGAGCGGGGCTTTGAGAATATCATGAAGCGGCAGAATAAGGAGCAGGTCCCGCCCCCTGCTGTGGAGCCTAAGAAAGCAGGGAACAAGAAGCAGCCAAAGAAGGTGGCAACTTCTCCCAACCAAAACCAGAAGCAGGGCCGCTTCCGCAGCCTGGAGGAAGCACTGAAAGCT CTGGATGTGGCAGACCTGCAGAAGGAACTGGACAAGAGCCAGAGTGTGTTCTCTGGAAACCCATCCATATGGTTGAAGGACCTGGCCAGCTATCTCAACTACAAGCTACAAGCTCCTCTAAGTGAACCCACGCTGAGCCAGCATACTCATG ATTATCCCTACAGCCTGGTGAGCCGGGAGCTGCGTGGGATCATCCGAGGGCTGCTGGCGAAGGCAGCAGGGTCTCTGGAGCTCTTCTTTGACCACTGTCTGTTCACCATGCTGCAAGAGCTGGAAAAGACACCAG GGGAGTCACTACATGGTTACCGCATCTGTATCCAGGCCATCCTGCAAGACAAGCCCAAGATTGCCACTGCAAACCTAGGCAAG TTCCTGGAACTGCTGAGGTCCCACCAGAGCCGACCAGCAAAGTGTCTGACCATCATGTGGGCCCTGGGTCAAGCGGGTTTTGCCAACCTCACCGAGGGACTGAAAG TGTGGCTGGGGATCATGCTGCCTGTGCTGGGCATCAAGTCTCTGTCTCCCTTTGCCATCACATACCTGGATCGGCTGCTCCT GATGCATCCCAACCTTACCAAGGGCTTCGGCATGATTGGCCCCAAGGACTTCTTCCCACTTCTGGACTTTGCCTATATGCCGAACAACTCCCTGACACCCAG cctgcaGGAGCAACTGTGTCAGCTCTACCCCCGACTGAAGGTGCTGGCATTTGGAGCAAAGCCAGATTCCACCCTGCATACctactttccttctttcctgtccaGAGCCACCCCTAGCTGTCCCCCTGAGATGAAGAAAGAG CTCCCTGTTGACAGCTGCCTGCCCCGCTCACTCGAGCTTCACCCTCAGAAGATGGATCCCAAGAGACAGCACATTCAG CTCCTGAGCAGCCTGACTGAGTGCCTGACGGTGGACCCCCTCAGCGCCAGCGTCTGGAGGCAGCTGTACCCTAAGCACCTGTCACAGTCCAg CCTTCTGTTGGAGCACTTGCTCGGCTCCTGGGAGCAGATTCCCAAGAAG GTACAGAAGTCTTTGCAAGAAACCATTCAGTCCCTCAAGCTTACCAACCAGGAGCTGCTGAGGAAGGGCAGCGGTCACAACCAGGATGTCGTCACCTGTGACATGGCCTGCAAG GGCCTGTTGCAACAGGTTCAGGGTCCTCGGCTGCCCTGGACGCGGCTCCTCCTGTTGCTGCTGGTCTTCACTGTAGCCTTCCTGTGCCATGACCTCCGGTCACACAGCTCCTTCCAGG CTGGCTGGAGGAGACACTGCCGCTCTGGGGCTCCCACCTGCTCACCGTGGTGCGGCCCAGCTGGCAGCTGGCCTGGGCTCACACCAATGCCACAGTCAGCTTCCTTTCTGCCCACTGTGCCTCTTACCTTGCCTGGTTTGGTGACAGCCTCACCAGCCTCTCTCAGAGG CTACAGATCCAGCTCCCTGATTTTGTGA
- the MAPRE3 gene encoding microtubule-associated protein RP/EB family member 3 isoform X2 codes for MAVNVYSTSVTSENLSRHDMLAWVNDSLHLNYTKIEQLCSGAAYCQFMDMLFPGCVHLRKVKFQAKLEHEYIHNFKVLQAAFKKMGVDKIIPVEKLVKGKFQDNFEFIQWFKKFFDANYDGKDYNPLLARQGQDVAPPPNPVPQRTSPTGPKNMQTSGRLSNVAPPCILRKNPPSARNGGHETDAQILELNQQLVDLKLTVDGLEKERDFYFSKLRDIELICQEHESENSPVISGIIGILYATEEGFAPPEDDEIEEHQQEDQDEY; via the exons ATGGCCGTCAATGTGTACTCCACATCTGTGACCAGTGAAAATCTGAGTCGCCATGATATGCTTGCATGGGTCAATGACTCCCTGCACCTCAACTATACCAAGATAGAACAGCTCTGTTCAG GGGCAGCCTACTGCCAGTTCATGGACATGCTCTTCCCTGGCTGTGTGCACTTGAGGAAAGTGAAGTTCCAGGCCAAACTAGAGCATGAATACATCCACAACTTCAAGGTGCTGCAAGCAGCTTTCAAGAAGATGGGTGTTGACAAA ATCATTCCTGTAGAGAAATTAGTGAAAGGAAAATTCCAAGATAATTTTGAGTTTATTCAGTGGTTTAAGAAATTCTTTGACGCAAACTATGATGGAAAGGATTACAACCCTCTGCTGGCGCGGCAGGGCCAGGACGTAGCGCCACCTCCTAACCCAG TTCCACAGAGGACGTCCCCCACAGGCCCAAAAAACATGCAGACCTCTGGCCGGCTGAGCAATGTGGCCCCCCCCTGCATTCTCCGGAAGAATCCTCCATCAGCCCGAAATGGCGGCCATGAGACTGATGCCCAAATTCTTGAACTCAACCAACAG CTGGTGGACTTGAAGCTGACAGTGGACGGGCTGGAGAAGGAACGTGACTTCTACTTCAGCAAACTTCGTGACATCGAGCTCATCTGCCAGGAGCATGAAAGTGAAAACAGCCCTGTTATCTCAGGCATCATTGGCATCCTTTATGCCACGGAG GAAGGATTCGCACCCCCTGAGGACGATGAGATTGAAGAGCATCAACAAGAAGACCAGGACGAGTACTGA
- the TMEM214 gene encoding transmembrane protein 214 isoform X1, translated as MAAKTAGVGRWEVVKKGRRPGAGAGGRSGGGNRRALGEANGVWKYDLTPAIQTTSTLYERGFENIMKRQNKEQVPPPAVEPKKAGNKKQPKKVATSPNQNQKQGRFRSLEEALKALDVADLQKELDKSQSVFSGNPSIWLKDLASYLNYKLQAPLSEPTLSQHTHDYPYSLVSRELRGIIRGLLAKAAGSLELFFDHCLFTMLQELEKTPGESLHGYRICIQAILQDKPKIATANLGKFLELLRSHQSRPAKCLTIMWALGQAGFANLTEGLKVWLGIMLPVLGIKSLSPFAITYLDRLLLMHPNLTKGFGMIGPKDFFPLLDFAYMPNNSLTPSLQEQLCQLYPRLKVLAFGAKPDSTLHTYFPSFLSRATPSCPPEMKKELPVDSCLPRSLELHPQKMDPKRQHIQLLSSLTECLTVDPLSASVWRQLYPKHLSQSSLLLEHLLGSWEQIPKKVQKSLQETIQSLKLTNQELLRKGSGHNQDVVTCDMACKGLLQQVQGPRLPWTRLLLLLLVFTVAFLCHDLRSHSSFQASLTGRLLRSSGFLPASQQACAKLYSYSLQGYSWLEETLPLWGSHLLTVVRPSWQLAWAHTNATVSFLSAHCASYLAWFGDSLTSLSQRLQIQLPDFVNQLFRYLRELPLLFYQNVLLPLWHLLLEALARAQEHCHEACRGEVTWDCMKTQLSEAVHWTWLYLQDITVAFLDWALALTPQQ; from the exons ATGGCTGCCAAGACGGCGGGCGTGGGGCGGTGGGAGGTAGTGAAGAAGGGTCGGCGGCCTGGGGCCGGCGCCGGCGGCCGAAGCGGCGGCGGGAACCGCCGGGCGCTCGGGGAAGCAAACGGAGTGTGGAAATACGACCTGACCC CTGCAATCCAGACCACAAGCACCCTTTATGAGCGGGGCTTTGAGAATATCATGAAGCGGCAGAATAAGGAGCAGGTCCCGCCCCCTGCTGTGGAGCCTAAGAAAGCAGGGAACAAGAAGCAGCCAAAGAAGGTGGCAACTTCTCCCAACCAAAACCAGAAGCAGGGCCGCTTCCGCAGCCTGGAGGAAGCACTGAAAGCT CTGGATGTGGCAGACCTGCAGAAGGAACTGGACAAGAGCCAGAGTGTGTTCTCTGGAAACCCATCCATATGGTTGAAGGACCTGGCCAGCTATCTCAACTACAAGCTACAAGCTCCTCTAAGTGAACCCACGCTGAGCCAGCATACTCATG ATTATCCCTACAGCCTGGTGAGCCGGGAGCTGCGTGGGATCATCCGAGGGCTGCTGGCGAAGGCAGCAGGGTCTCTGGAGCTCTTCTTTGACCACTGTCTGTTCACCATGCTGCAAGAGCTGGAAAAGACACCAG GGGAGTCACTACATGGTTACCGCATCTGTATCCAGGCCATCCTGCAAGACAAGCCCAAGATTGCCACTGCAAACCTAGGCAAG TTCCTGGAACTGCTGAGGTCCCACCAGAGCCGACCAGCAAAGTGTCTGACCATCATGTGGGCCCTGGGTCAAGCGGGTTTTGCCAACCTCACCGAGGGACTGAAAG TGTGGCTGGGGATCATGCTGCCTGTGCTGGGCATCAAGTCTCTGTCTCCCTTTGCCATCACATACCTGGATCGGCTGCTCCT GATGCATCCCAACCTTACCAAGGGCTTCGGCATGATTGGCCCCAAGGACTTCTTCCCACTTCTGGACTTTGCCTATATGCCGAACAACTCCCTGACACCCAG cctgcaGGAGCAACTGTGTCAGCTCTACCCCCGACTGAAGGTGCTGGCATTTGGAGCAAAGCCAGATTCCACCCTGCATACctactttccttctttcctgtccaGAGCCACCCCTAGCTGTCCCCCTGAGATGAAGAAAGAG CTCCCTGTTGACAGCTGCCTGCCCCGCTCACTCGAGCTTCACCCTCAGAAGATGGATCCCAAGAGACAGCACATTCAG CTCCTGAGCAGCCTGACTGAGTGCCTGACGGTGGACCCCCTCAGCGCCAGCGTCTGGAGGCAGCTGTACCCTAAGCACCTGTCACAGTCCAg CCTTCTGTTGGAGCACTTGCTCGGCTCCTGGGAGCAGATTCCCAAGAAG GTACAGAAGTCTTTGCAAGAAACCATTCAGTCCCTCAAGCTTACCAACCAGGAGCTGCTGAGGAAGGGCAGCGGTCACAACCAGGATGTCGTCACCTGTGACATGGCCTGCAAG GGCCTGTTGCAACAGGTTCAGGGTCCTCGGCTGCCCTGGACGCGGCTCCTCCTGTTGCTGCTGGTCTTCACTGTAGCCTTCCTGTGCCATGACCTCCGGTCACACAGCTCCTTCCAGG CCTCCCTTACTGGCCGGTTGCTTCGATCATCTGGCTTCTTACCTGCTAGCCAACAAGCGTGTGCCAAGCTCTACTCCTACAGTCTGCAAGGCTACAG CTGGCTGGAGGAGACACTGCCGCTCTGGGGCTCCCACCTGCTCACCGTGGTGCGGCCCAGCTGGCAGCTGGCCTGGGCTCACACCAATGCCACAGTCAGCTTCCTTTCTGCCCACTGTGCCTCTTACCTTGCCTGGTTTGGTGACAGCCTCACCAGCCTCTCTCAGAGG CTACAGATCCAGCTCCCTGATTTTGTGAACCAGCTATTCCGCTATCTGAGAGAGCTGCCCCTGCTTTTCTACCAGAATGTGCTGCTGCCATTGTGGCACCTCTTGCTTGAGGCCCTGGCCCGGGCCCAGGAGCACTGCCATGAGGCATGCAG AGGTGAGGTGACCTGGGACTGCATGAAGACACAGCTCAGTGAGGCTGTCCACTGGACCTGGCTTTACCTACAGGACATTACAGTGGCTTTCTTGGACTGGGCACTTGCCCTGACACCCCAGCAGTAG
- the TMEM214 gene encoding transmembrane protein 214 isoform X2, whose protein sequence is MAAKTAGVGRWEVVKKGRRPGAGAGGRSGGGNRRALGEANGVWKYDLTPAIQTTSTLYERGFENIMKRQNKEQVPPPAVEPKKAGNKKQPKKVATSPNQNQKQGRFRSLEEALKALDVADLQKELDKSQSVFSGNPSIWLKDLASYLNYKLQAPLSEPTLSQHTHDYPYSLVSRELRGIIRGLLAKAAGSLELFFDHCLFTMLQELEKTPGESLHGYRICIQAILQDKPKIATANLGKFLELLRSHQSRPAKCLTIMWALGQAGFANLTEGLKVWLGIMLPVLGIKSLSPFAITYLDRLLLMHPNLTKGFGMIGPKDFFPLLDFAYMPNNSLTPSLQEQLCQLYPRLKVLAFGAKPDSTLHTYFPSFLSRATPSCPPEMKKELLSSLTECLTVDPLSASVWRQLYPKHLSQSSLLLEHLLGSWEQIPKKVQKSLQETIQSLKLTNQELLRKGSGHNQDVVTCDMACKGLLQQVQGPRLPWTRLLLLLLVFTVAFLCHDLRSHSSFQASLTGRLLRSSGFLPASQQACAKLYSYSLQGYSWLEETLPLWGSHLLTVVRPSWQLAWAHTNATVSFLSAHCASYLAWFGDSLTSLSQRLQIQLPDFVNQLFRYLRELPLLFYQNVLLPLWHLLLEALARAQEHCHEACRGEVTWDCMKTQLSEAVHWTWLYLQDITVAFLDWALALTPQQ, encoded by the exons ATGGCTGCCAAGACGGCGGGCGTGGGGCGGTGGGAGGTAGTGAAGAAGGGTCGGCGGCCTGGGGCCGGCGCCGGCGGCCGAAGCGGCGGCGGGAACCGCCGGGCGCTCGGGGAAGCAAACGGAGTGTGGAAATACGACCTGACCC CTGCAATCCAGACCACAAGCACCCTTTATGAGCGGGGCTTTGAGAATATCATGAAGCGGCAGAATAAGGAGCAGGTCCCGCCCCCTGCTGTGGAGCCTAAGAAAGCAGGGAACAAGAAGCAGCCAAAGAAGGTGGCAACTTCTCCCAACCAAAACCAGAAGCAGGGCCGCTTCCGCAGCCTGGAGGAAGCACTGAAAGCT CTGGATGTGGCAGACCTGCAGAAGGAACTGGACAAGAGCCAGAGTGTGTTCTCTGGAAACCCATCCATATGGTTGAAGGACCTGGCCAGCTATCTCAACTACAAGCTACAAGCTCCTCTAAGTGAACCCACGCTGAGCCAGCATACTCATG ATTATCCCTACAGCCTGGTGAGCCGGGAGCTGCGTGGGATCATCCGAGGGCTGCTGGCGAAGGCAGCAGGGTCTCTGGAGCTCTTCTTTGACCACTGTCTGTTCACCATGCTGCAAGAGCTGGAAAAGACACCAG GGGAGTCACTACATGGTTACCGCATCTGTATCCAGGCCATCCTGCAAGACAAGCCCAAGATTGCCACTGCAAACCTAGGCAAG TTCCTGGAACTGCTGAGGTCCCACCAGAGCCGACCAGCAAAGTGTCTGACCATCATGTGGGCCCTGGGTCAAGCGGGTTTTGCCAACCTCACCGAGGGACTGAAAG TGTGGCTGGGGATCATGCTGCCTGTGCTGGGCATCAAGTCTCTGTCTCCCTTTGCCATCACATACCTGGATCGGCTGCTCCT GATGCATCCCAACCTTACCAAGGGCTTCGGCATGATTGGCCCCAAGGACTTCTTCCCACTTCTGGACTTTGCCTATATGCCGAACAACTCCCTGACACCCAG cctgcaGGAGCAACTGTGTCAGCTCTACCCCCGACTGAAGGTGCTGGCATTTGGAGCAAAGCCAGATTCCACCCTGCATACctactttccttctttcctgtccaGAGCCACCCCTAGCTGTCCCCCTGAGATGAAGAAAGAG CTCCTGAGCAGCCTGACTGAGTGCCTGACGGTGGACCCCCTCAGCGCCAGCGTCTGGAGGCAGCTGTACCCTAAGCACCTGTCACAGTCCAg CCTTCTGTTGGAGCACTTGCTCGGCTCCTGGGAGCAGATTCCCAAGAAG GTACAGAAGTCTTTGCAAGAAACCATTCAGTCCCTCAAGCTTACCAACCAGGAGCTGCTGAGGAAGGGCAGCGGTCACAACCAGGATGTCGTCACCTGTGACATGGCCTGCAAG GGCCTGTTGCAACAGGTTCAGGGTCCTCGGCTGCCCTGGACGCGGCTCCTCCTGTTGCTGCTGGTCTTCACTGTAGCCTTCCTGTGCCATGACCTCCGGTCACACAGCTCCTTCCAGG CCTCCCTTACTGGCCGGTTGCTTCGATCATCTGGCTTCTTACCTGCTAGCCAACAAGCGTGTGCCAAGCTCTACTCCTACAGTCTGCAAGGCTACAG CTGGCTGGAGGAGACACTGCCGCTCTGGGGCTCCCACCTGCTCACCGTGGTGCGGCCCAGCTGGCAGCTGGCCTGGGCTCACACCAATGCCACAGTCAGCTTCCTTTCTGCCCACTGTGCCTCTTACCTTGCCTGGTTTGGTGACAGCCTCACCAGCCTCTCTCAGAGG CTACAGATCCAGCTCCCTGATTTTGTGAACCAGCTATTCCGCTATCTGAGAGAGCTGCCCCTGCTTTTCTACCAGAATGTGCTGCTGCCATTGTGGCACCTCTTGCTTGAGGCCCTGGCCCGGGCCCAGGAGCACTGCCATGAGGCATGCAG AGGTGAGGTGACCTGGGACTGCATGAAGACACAGCTCAGTGAGGCTGTCCACTGGACCTGGCTTTACCTACAGGACATTACAGTGGCTTTCTTGGACTGGGCACTTGCCCTGACACCCCAGCAGTAG
- the MAPRE3 gene encoding microtubule-associated protein RP/EB family member 3 isoform X1 produces the protein MAVNVYSTSVTSENLSRHDMLAWVNDSLHLNYTKIEQLCSGAAYCQFMDMLFPGCVHLRKVKFQAKLEHEYIHNFKVLQAAFKKMGVDKIIPVEKLVKGKFQDNFEFIQWFKKFFDANYDGKDYNPLLARQGQDVAPPPNPGDQIFNKSKKLIGTAVPQRTSPTGPKNMQTSGRLSNVAPPCILRKNPPSARNGGHETDAQILELNQQLVDLKLTVDGLEKERDFYFSKLRDIELICQEHESENSPVISGIIGILYATEEGFAPPEDDEIEEHQQEDQDEY, from the exons ATGGCCGTCAATGTGTACTCCACATCTGTGACCAGTGAAAATCTGAGTCGCCATGATATGCTTGCATGGGTCAATGACTCCCTGCACCTCAACTATACCAAGATAGAACAGCTCTGTTCAG GGGCAGCCTACTGCCAGTTCATGGACATGCTCTTCCCTGGCTGTGTGCACTTGAGGAAAGTGAAGTTCCAGGCCAAACTAGAGCATGAATACATCCACAACTTCAAGGTGCTGCAAGCAGCTTTCAAGAAGATGGGTGTTGACAAA ATCATTCCTGTAGAGAAATTAGTGAAAGGAAAATTCCAAGATAATTTTGAGTTTATTCAGTGGTTTAAGAAATTCTTTGACGCAAACTATGATGGAAAGGATTACAACCCTCTGCTGGCGCGGCAGGGCCAGGACGTAGCGCCACCTCCTAACCCAGGTGATCAGATCTTCAACAAATCCAAGAAACTCATTGGCACAGCAG TTCCACAGAGGACGTCCCCCACAGGCCCAAAAAACATGCAGACCTCTGGCCGGCTGAGCAATGTGGCCCCCCCCTGCATTCTCCGGAAGAATCCTCCATCAGCCCGAAATGGCGGCCATGAGACTGATGCCCAAATTCTTGAACTCAACCAACAG CTGGTGGACTTGAAGCTGACAGTGGACGGGCTGGAGAAGGAACGTGACTTCTACTTCAGCAAACTTCGTGACATCGAGCTCATCTGCCAGGAGCATGAAAGTGAAAACAGCCCTGTTATCTCAGGCATCATTGGCATCCTTTATGCCACGGAG GAAGGATTCGCACCCCCTGAGGACGATGAGATTGAAGAGCATCAACAAGAAGACCAGGACGAGTACTGA